A genomic segment from Amphiprion ocellaris isolate individual 3 ecotype Okinawa chromosome 17, ASM2253959v1, whole genome shotgun sequence encodes:
- the LOC111583564 gene encoding heat shock protein beta-1-like has translation MSERNKILSRPIFRRDVSWDPFPNWTQPSRIFAQDFGLPPFLEPSDLDWIDWAKRRLASFSWPGYTQSPLLPPFTGQHPAALDQKRLRQLTSGVSEIRTGQDSWKINLDVNHFSPEEIMITTKEGYLQISGNHEERQDEHGLVSRCFTRKYKLPQGVDLQHISSSLSGDGVLSVEAPVPGTSISNPGTEIVIPVQIRQKQEGEK, from the exons ATGTCAGAGCGAAATAAAATATTATCTCGTCCCATTTTCCGCCGAGATGTGAGCTGGGATCCTTTCCCAAACTGGACACAGCCGAGTCGTATCTTCGCTCAGGATTTTGGCCTCCCTCCTTTCCTGGAGCCGAGCGATCTGGACTGGATAGACTGGGCGAAGAGGAGACTGGCATCTTTCTCCTGGCCGGGTTACACACAATCTCCCCTTCTGCCTCCTTTCACCGGTCAGCACCCTGCAGCGTTGGACCAAAAGCGTCTGAGGCAGCTGACGAGCGGAGTGTCAGAAATCAGAACAGGGCAGGACAGCTGGAAGATCAACCTGGATGTCAATCACTTCTCACCTGAGGAGATCATGATCACCACCAAGGAGGGTTACCTGCAAATATCAG GAAACCATGAAGAAAGGCAGGATGAACACGGATTGGTCTCGAGGTGCTTCACTCGCAAATACAA GTTGCCACAGGGGGTGGACCTGCAGCACATCAGTTCATCGTTGTCTGGTGATGGTGTCCTGTCTGTAGAGGCTCCTGTTCCTGGAACATCCATCAGCAATCCAGGCACTGAGATCGTCATCCcagttcagatcagacagaAGCAGGAGGGTGAAAAGTGA
- the taok3b gene encoding serine/threonine-protein kinase TAO3, producing the protein MSGYKRMRRQHQKQLIALENRLKAEMDEHRLRLQKELETHANNTYIELERLAKRHAAQTDKEMKSVAAEERRIQQQIVAQQKKELTSFLDNQKKEYRLCKEKIKDEMNEDPCTPKEEKQERLSRHKETMQRSQAEEEAHLLAQQRLVYDRSCRALKRRSLVRRHEFEQEQLREELNKKRTQKEMEHALMIRQDESTQDMERRQLQMLQKLRVELIRLQHQTELENQEEYNGRRQRELHRKHSLEQRQQPRNLKTLEMQIKKQFQDTCKVQNKQYKALRNHQLEVSPKGDHKTLLKGLKEEQTRKLAVLAEQYEQSINEMMASQAMRLEAEQETECQALKQQLKQEMELLDAYQRKTKSQMETQHEREQQKLEQKVSIRRAHLEQKIEEELAALQKERTERIKHLLERQDRESNAFDTESRSLGFGSLGSLDFPKEDNR; encoded by the exons ATGTCTGGGTATAAGCGCATGCGGCGACAGCACCAGAAGCAGCTGATCGCCCTGGAGAACAGGCTAAAGGCCGAGATGGATGAGCATAGGCTCCGGTTGCAGAAGGAATTAGAGACACATGCGAACAACACTTACATTGAGCTGGAAAGACTGGCCAAACGCCATGCTGCTCAAACAGACAAAGAG atgaaGTCAGTTGCAGCAGAAGAGAGGCGGATCCAGCAACAGATTGTTGCTCAGCAAAAGAAAGAGCTGACTTCTTTCTTAGATAACCAGAAAAAGGAATACAGGCTTTGCAAAGAGAAGATCAAGGAT GAGATGAATGAGGACCCTTGTACACCCaaggaggaaaaacaggagCGTCTGTCGAGGCACAAAGAAACAATGCAGCGCTCTCAGGCTGAGGAGGAAGCTCATCTTCTGGCCCAGCAGAGACTGGTCTATGATCGGAGCTGTAGGGCCCTGAAACGCCGGAGTCTGGTCAGGAGGCATGAGTTTGAACAGGAGCAACTAAGAGAG GAACTGAACAAGAAGAGGACCCAGAAGGAGATGGAACACGCCCTGATGATCCGGCAGGACGAATCCACCCAGGACATGGAGCGCCGTCAACTCCAGATGCTCCAGAAGCTTCGTGTTGAACTCATCCGGCTACAGCACCAGACTGAGCTCGAAAACCAGGAGGAGTACAACGGCCGGCGGCAGAGAGAACTGCACAGGAAACACAGTCTggagcagcggcagcagccCAGAAACCTCAAG ACGCTGGAGATGCAGATCAAGAAACAGTTCCAGGACACTTGCAAGGTGCAGAACAAGCAGTACAAAGCTCTTAGGAACCACCAACTGGAGGTTTCCCCCAAAGGTGACCACAAAACCCTCCTGAAGGGCCTGAAAGAGGAGCAGACACGCAAGCTGGCTGTTTTGGCCGAACAGTACGAACAGAGCATCAACGAGATGATGGCTTCACAAGCG ATGCGACTAGAAGCTGAGCAGGAAACAGAGTGCCAAGctctgaagcagcagctgaagcaaGAGATGGAGCTTCTGGACGCCTACCAGAGAAAAACCAAGTCACAGATGGAGACCCAACATGAGCGAGAGCAGCAGAAACTTGAGCAGAAGGTCTCCATACGGAGAGCACACCTTGAACAGAAG ATTGAAGAGGAACTGGCCGCACTTCAGAAGGAACGTACCGAAAGGATCAAGCACTTGCTGGAACGTCAGGACAGAGAAAGTAATGCTTTTGACACAGAAAGTAGAAGCCTCGGCTTTGGAAGCCTGGGATCTCTGGACTTCCCCAAAGAAGACAACAGATGA
- the m17 gene encoding IL-6 subfamily cytokine M17: protein MTSPQNLPDTERRMNGHVKSMSFQQFMESATTLLSLLLIMAVDSTKTVAASRNQQCGNALLQTLKLTRLVRKESTDLIKTYKLYQGEMSDLFCEGSVNNIPDPSISGLDPSEKIVSIYTNLQMFIPHFKRVYEQQTDLQLPTSPLLTELTNVSLRSRNLALLIKTFYQSLFPNLPVPEPAGGPTTLPPPQNVFQQKVYGCVVLKTYKKFLLDVSKVLNNIKGTVCRRRIQMNALFF from the exons ATGACAAGTCCGCAGAATTTGCCTGATACCGAGAGGAGAATGAATGGTCATGTGAAGAGTATGAGTTTTCAACAGTTTATGGAATCTGCAACAA CATTACTCTCTCTCCTGCTGATTATGGCTGTTGATTCAACAAAAACTGTGGCAGCAAGCAGAAACCAGCAGTGTGGGAATGCTCTGCTACAGACTTTGAAGCTCACCAGACTCGTACGAAAGGAATCTACCGACCTAATCAAAACATAT aaaCTTTATCAAGGAGAAATGTCAGATCTCTTCTGCGAGGGGTCAGTGAACAACATCCCTGACCCCAGCATCTCTGGGCTGGATCCCTCCGAGAAGATAGTGAGCATCTACACCAATCTCCAAATGTTCATCCCACACTTCAAGCGGGTGTACGAGCAGCAGACAGACTTACAGCTACCAACGAGCCCTCTGCTGACTGAGCTCACCAATGTCAGTCTTCGCAGCAGGAACCTGGCTCTTCTCATAAAGACATTTTATCAGAGCCTCTTCCCAAACCTGCCTGTTCCGGAGCCGGCGGGAGGACCGACGACGCTACCTCCGCCTCAGAACGTCTTCCAGCAGAAGGTCTACGGCTGTGTGGTCCTGAAGACCTACAAGAAGTTTCTGTTAGATGTTTCCAAAGTACTGAACAATATAAAAGGTACAGTGTGCAGAAGGAGGATCCAGATGAATGCACTCTTTTTCTGA